The genomic stretch TCAATCTTTCAGCAATATTTCTAACTCGTGGACCTGAAGTTACTGAAAAGAATCCGACATAATCCATTTCTTCACCAACTGGATTTAAGAAGTCGCTAATACATAGATTTGGTTCCTTTCTTTGTCTAGGAAATTGAAAGCGTTCAATCGGTTTAAGAGTTTCATGGTCATAGATAATAACATCATTTCCATCACTTTGAGCTGGGAAAAAGTGATAGATAACTTGGCAATCAAAATATTCATTTCCGTCTTTTAAGAATTCTTGAACTAACTCGTATAATTCTTGACCTCGCTCTTGGTTTTCCCATTTACCCTTTACACCCAAATGATGCCCGATTAACATTTGATAATTAATAAAAGGTGCCACTTGAGCTACTGGTATATTCTTTAAGACAGTTTTAGTTAATGAAGCAGGTACTAGACAATCTGACTTTTGAATTGCAGATCTAGTAGTATTAATTTCAGGAACGGGCAATTCGATGACGTTATCAACTTTTTTTATTGCTTTTTTCTTTTCTTGTAGCACTTGTAATTCATTCGGATTAACTATTTTATTCGCTAAATCTAAACCCGTCATCGCATCATTTGAATAAGCAACTAGCCCGTCATATATTGGCTGAATGCGATTTTCTGTAAACTTTCTAGTTAATGCTGCTCCACCTACTAAAATTGGTGTATCGATCCCGGCATTTTTTAAATCACCAGCAGTAATTACCATTTGTTGTGCTGATTTTACTAGTAAGCCTGATAGTCCGATAATGTCTGGTTTATTTTCACGAATTTTTGTAATTAAATCGTCTGGACGAATATTAATGCCTAAATTTACAACATCAAATCCATTATTCGTTAAAATAATATCAACTAAGTTCTTACCAATATCATGAACATCACCTTTTACAGTCGCCAATATGACTTTTCCTTTTCGAGAGCTCTCAGTTTTCTCCATAAATTGTTCTAAAAAGGTTACAGATGCTTTCATTACTTCTGCGCTTTGCAATACTTCAGCAACAATTAGTTCATTATTATTGAAAAGTCTTCCAACTTCATCCATACCTGTCATAAGAGGACCATTTATAATATTTAAAGGTATGTCTCCACGATCGATACAAGTTTGTAAGTCTTCTATTAGTCCTTGTTTCGAGCCTTCAATCACACATGCTGCTAATCTTTCTTCAATTGGAAGCTGTTCTTTAGGTTTTTCTTCTTTTTTTACTGAATTTCTAAAATGCTCTACAAACTTATCTAATGTTTCTTGTGAAGTATGGAATAATAATTCCTCAGCAAGCTCACGTTCTTTTGCTGGGATAGAAGCAAATCGTTCTAGTTTCTCAGTATTTACGATTGCGTAATCTAGACCCGCCTTTGTTGAATGGTATAAGAAAACTGCATTTAACACTTCGCGACCAGTATTTGGTAAACCAAACGAAATATTACTTAAGCCTAAAATCGTTAAACACTCTGGAAATTGATCTTTTATTAATTTAATGCCATCAATTGTTGCTTTTGCAGATCCAATATATTGTGTATCACCTGTTCCGACAGGAAAAACTAATGGATCAAAGATGATGTCAGTAGCACGAATTTTATATTTTTCTGTTAATAATTGATAACTTCTTTTTGCAATTTCTAATTTTCGTTCAGCTGATACAGCCATTCCGTCTTCATCAATCGTTCCAACTACTACGGCAGCACCATATTTATGGATGAATGGTAAGATTTTCTCAAATCGCTCTTCCCCATCTTCAAGATTGATTGAATTAATGATCGCTTTCCCTTGAATATAAGTAAGTGCTAATTCAATTACATTTTCATCAGTAGAATCAATCATGATTGGTACTTTCACTTTATTAACTAATTGCTTTACGAAGTTCTCCATGTCTTCAACTTCTTCACGGTCTGGATCGGCCATACATACGTCGATTACATGCGCACCTTTTTTCACTTGAGCTCTAGCGATTTCTGAAGCTTCCTCAAATTTTCCGTCGGCTATTAATTTTTTAAATTTGCGGGATCCGATTACGTTTGTTCTTTCACCTACAAATAGCGGTCTCATACTATCGTCATATTGAAGTGACTCTAATCCACTAACTGCGTGGTCCAATCTTTTTTTAGGCTGACGAGGGCTAATTCCAGATACTGCCTCTTTCATTGCTCTAATATGCTCAGGAGTCGTACCACAACAACCACCAATAATATTAATCCAACCTTGCTCAGCAAAATCACGTACTTTTTTCGCTAATGATTCAGGAGATTCATGATAATGTCCATCTTCATCTGGTAAGCCAGCATTTGGATAACAAGATACATATGTCTCAGAAAGATCCGATAATGAGCGTACATGATCCCTCATAAACTCAGGTCCTGTTGCACAGTTTAATCCAACTGAAATCGGAGAAATATGCTCAATTGCTAAATAAAAAGCATCAATTGTTTGACCTGCTAAAGTCGTCCCCATCGGTTCGATTGTTCCTGAGATCATAACTGGTAACTTTATATTTAATTCTGTAAAGGCATTACTAATTCCAATGCAAGCAGCTTTAACATTTCGCATATCTTGACAAGTTTCAACTAGTAAAACATCTACGCCACCATTAATTAATCCAGTAGCTTGACGATTGTATGCGGTAATTAGTTCATCAAATGTTACGCCACCTGTAACACTAATTGCTTTAGTTGTAGGCCCCATCGCACCTGCTACAAAAACATCTTTACCAGATGCTACAACTGCTTGCTTTGCAATTTTTGCTGCTATTTCATTCAATTCAATATCTAAATGCTGTAAATTATAATCAGATAAAACAATATTTGTTGCCCCAAAAGTATTCGTTTCGATAATGTCAGATCCTGCGTTTATATACTCCTCATGAATCTCTTGAATAACATCTGGTCTAGTTACAACTAAATATTCATTACAGCCTTCATAATCTTCCCCACCAAAATCATCTGCAGTTAAATCACGTTGCTGAATCATCGTTCCCATTGCACCATCAAGAAGTAATATTTTCTCTTTTAAAGCTATATCTAATTGTTTCATAGTTGTATCCCCTCTTTATTGCTGCTTTTAGTAAAATGAATTAAGTCTTCTGTTATTTCATACTTCAAAAATGGTGTAATTAAATAAATGCCATTAAATTTATCTTTTGCATAATTAATAAGTTCTTTTGCAATTTTCTTCCCTTCATCGATTGCCTTTTCTGGTTCAACTGATGAAATTCGGTTCCGTACTTCATCTGATAAAGTAATTCCAGGAACTTCATAATGAATAAAGTCTGCATTTCTCTTACTAACTAATGGCATAACGCCAATAAAAATTGGTTGCTTTATATGACGTGTCGCTTCGTATAACTTATCAATTGTTTCAAAATCATATATAGGCTGAGTTAAGAAATAATCCGCTCCTGCTTCAACCTTTTTCTCAAGTCTTTTGATTGCCGCATCAAATTTTCGAATATTTGGGTTAAAAGCAGCGGCAACTGAAAATCTCGTTCCATTTCCTAAACTTTTACCTGAATAAAGTCTGCCTTCATTCATTTCTTTAATCATTCGAATAAGATCAAGTGATGCTACATCATAAACTGAAGTTGCACCAGGAAAATCTCCGACTCTAGCTGGGTCTCCTGTTATCGCAAGAATTTCATTTAAACCTAAAGTCGATAACCCCATTAAATGAGATTGAAGTCCAATCATATTGCGATCACGACAAGTCAAATGCGTTAAGACTGGAACGTCTAATCTCTGTAACAGAGAAGCCATTGCCACATTCGAGATTCTCGGTGAAGCTAGTGGATTATCTGCTAACGTAATCGCATCAGCTCCTGCAGAATGTAACGCTCTTGCTCCTTCAAAAAACTTTCTCGTTTGTAAAGTTTTCGGAGGATCAAGTTCAGCTATAATCGTCGTTTTCTGTTTTGCTTTTTCTGGCAAAGTCTCATCCTTTTGCTCTACTTGCTTTGGGATTGTAATTTTAATCGTTCTGCTCTTCACTTCTTTTTTTGTAACGGGTTTTAAAGTATCAATCTTTTTTCGTAAAGCCGCAATATGTGCTGGTGTAGTACCACAGCACCCACCAATTAATCTTACACCTTGTTCGATAAATGGTTTAGCCATATCTTCAAAATATTCTGGATTCGATTTGTATTCGTATTTCCCTTCAGCATACAATGGTAAGCCTGAATTTGGAAATGCAGATAAGTAACCATTTGTTGGTAATGATACTGTATTTAGCGATTCTAGCATATGTAGTGGTCCTAAATGACAATTGATACCGACTACATCCGCCCCCAAATCAACTAATCTAGGAAGTATTTTCTCAATATATTGGCCACTTTGCATAATCCCAATTTCTTGTAGGGTTACTTGAGAAATAATCGGTAAATCCGTTCTTCCTCTTAGTAGATTTACAGCATCGTATAATTCATTTTCATCGTAAAATGTTTCAAGCATGATTCCATCTACGCCTTCTTCTAGAAGTGCTGAAGCTTGCTCAAGCAACATCATTTCTCGTTCTAAAGGAGTTGTAAACGTAGATCCAACATATTTCATTCCACCAATACCACCAATAACTAATGCTCTTCCCTTCGAAGCAGCTCTAGCATTTCTTACAGCCATTTGGTTGATTTGTTTTACCAACTTCTCTAACCCATATTGTCTTAGCTTTCCAGCATTTGCACCGTACGAATTTGTTTGAATTACTTCTGCACCAGCATCTATATATTGTTCATGAATATGAATGATTCGATCCCGTTCAGTAATATTTAGTTCTTCAAAGCAACTGTGTAGCCCTCCTGAATACAAAAGTGTACCCATTGCACCATCACCTAAAACAATTCCATTACTTAACTTTTCCAACAAGCCCATTTCATCACTTCCTGTTTATATAAAATAAAAAACGCCATTCTCTCAAAAAATGAAAGAATGACGTTAACGTTTAATTTACGCCTTATCTCTCATGTTTTAAACATGCTGGATTTAGCACTTTTTAGCATAAGCTAAAGTTGCCGGGTTTCAAAGGGCCAGTCCCTCCACCACTCTCGATAAGGATTATTTAGTTTTTTTATTCAATGAAGTAAGTTTACTATATTTATATGATAAAAGAAAGCCATTTATTGAAAAATTTCCAAAAATAAATTTATTCACTTTACATAATGTTATTATTTAACTATTTTTAAAGTGTGCTAATGCTAGTAAAGGGTAGATTTCATTATAGCTATGATAATTAATATAAAACTGACCTGGTAGTCCAAGTCCTGTAGGATATGATAGCGCCTTATTAGAAATTTCATTTTGAGAAACTAAATAGTTAATCCCTCTTTTAATCACTTCATCATCTTTATTTCGAATTGTCAGTAAGGCATCAATTGCCCAGCCAGTTTGACTAGGTGTACTATACTTTAATGGAATATAAGAACCTTTAACCGTTGAAAATCCTGATTCTCCCCAACCTCCGTCCACATTTTGAATCGAAACTAACCATTTCTCAGCTTTTTTAATTGCTTCATGATTTTTAGAAACCCCCACAGCTCTTAAACCAGTAATTGCTGCCCACGTACCATATAAATAACAAATTCCCCATCTACCATACCAACTACCATTTGATTTCTGGTTTTTAAACAACCAATCAGCTGCTTTTTTAACAATTGGGTCATCATTAGAAATTGATGTATAGTTGCCAATAAACTCCAATATACGCCCTGTTAAATCAGGAGTAGAAGGATCAATAATCGCATCTTTTGCATTTTCAATCGGTAAATGAGTTAGCCACTTATTCGTTACGTTTTTTTCGAATGCTCCCCAACCACCATCGCCATTTTGCAATCCAAGTAAAAAATGAACGCCTTTTAACCAACTTTCTTGAAAGTTTGGTTGATCCATTGCACTTCTTGATAGTGCCCTCAAAACGGCACCCGTATCATCATTATCTGGTATAAATGAATTCACATCAGAAAATCCCCAGCCACCAGGGCTTAAATTTTTAGCGTGTACTGACCAGTCACCAATCAAATCTTGTTGTTTAGAAATTAAGTAATGAATAGACTTTGAAACACTGGGATCATTACTTGAATAACCAGCTTCTTGAATTGCATATGACAATAAAGCAGTATCCCAAACTTTTGATCGTGAATTTTGAATATGAAGTCCAGCATCTGTATTCGTCGCATATGAAAGGAGTCCTTGTAGTGCATTTTGAATGACGGAAGATGAAACTTCATATCCTAAAGCCATCAAAGCATAAACCATATAAAATGTAGAACTAGCATAGCTATAAAAGGTTCCATTTGTTTCAATCCGATCTAAAATAAATCGTTCAGCCTTTTCATAGCCTTTTTGATGAAAATATAAAGGATAGGAAGCAAGCTTCTTCCCTTCTTCAAGAATAAATTGATAAAATGTCCCCCGCTCTTCGTTAAACCATTCCATTTCACTGTCTTCTAAAAGATTATCAATATTTAGATCATCTTCTAATTTCACTTTAAACCGTTTATTAATACATAGAATCATAGGCACTAAATGAACCCTAGCATAATTACTTAAATCAAATAAACTTAATGGCATTTTATCAGGTAATAAAAAATAGCTCATTGGAAAGTAAAACAACTTTGGATAGTCAATTAAACCGTGAATGGCAAGAATCATTTTAAGCATAAAATGTGTTTTTTTTATTCCACCATTTTCTCGAATGAATTTTTCAGCTTTCTTCATACTCGTATGGTCTTTTGTATACTTTTTTGAGACTAATAAAGCGATGTAAGCTTGTACGGTTGCAGTTAAGTTGCCATTTTTTTCATCCTCATATAATTTCCACGCCCCATTCGGATGTTGAAGATTGATAATACGATCAATAATTCCATCAATTAACTGATTGTTTTCGTAACCTAGATCCTTCATAAGTAAAATCATAAAGCTATCTGTTAATAAAGCTCCTTCAAACACAAATTCCCATGATCCATTTTCTTCTTGTCTATTTCTCAAACGTTTGATCCGCTCTTCAATATTTTGAATAACAATATTATCGAGGTCCATTAAACCACCTCAGTTCAATTATTTTCTGGCTGATGATATTTTTCCATTCTTGATGAATGCTCACTATTTATTTCTTCTACAAGTTCCAGTACATCTTCTTCCTCTTTTTTACTAAAATAAACAATCGAAATTACAAAAGCCAAGATGCTAAATGGTAAAACAATAATTTGAAATCCAAACCAAGTAAACGAATGCAAAACTTGAAAAATACTACCCATTACTAAACAAAATGTAAGTAAAAACAAGTCAAGGACAATCGTGCCAATAAATGATTTTAAAATTTTAATTAAAAAATGTTTCAACTATATCACACTCCATTACTAATCTATGATTTAAATATGAAATAATGAATATTCGATGTGATTAGTTATGTTTCAAAAAAAGAATTCTACAATTATGAAGATTAGTTCCATTAGATTAAATGCGCATTTTTACCATTTTTCTGTAAAATTTCTTTAAACTATTAAAAGTCTAATCAGAATCTACTAAATATGAATATAGTGAAAGTATAAATATGAAAGGGGCTTTAAAATATGGCAGCAGATTTTGAAGATTTCAAAGCTTTAAAAGATGAAATTCAAGAATTAATAGCAAGTAGATCAAATGACTCAATCAACTTCAACTTTATCAATATTGAAATTAAAGAGAACCGCATCCAAGTTGAACAAAGAGCAGAAGGTGGCGGTCAGATTAATAGAAATGTTGGTATGAACGCAAACCAAGGCGGTCAAAATGCTAAAAACAATAGCCATACTGCAAATACAAAATCACAATTTGCAGATGGAAATGGCAGAAGTGGTATTGCTGGAAAAGATAACGATGAATTAGGTGGACAACAAGGTATTAAAATCAGAGACAGTAAAATAAAAGAAAGTAAAATCAGAACAGATTCTGAACACAACGAAGGCGCACAAGTAGACGAAGAAAACGCTGAACAATTCCAATTACCAAGATTAAATAGACTTAATAGAACGGATATAACTGAATAATCCATTAACCATTCACGTTCTAGTCTATGAGTCAAGTATCTTTTTTAAATGTGGACAAGTTTTTGAAAGTTTTTAAAAAGTGGATGACTCACTCTATTATTAAAAAATGCGAACAAAAAGTGAACTATATTGATAAAGTTGTGAACTTCGTTGATATATCGCTATTCTTCGTTGATAAAATACGAATTCTCGTTGATATATTACTATTCTTCGTTGATATAATAATAATTGTTCGTACCAAACAAAAAAATCCACAAGGAACATTAACTTCCGAGTGGATTTTCTTCATTATATTACCTTTAATTTAAAATTCCGGTAGATTGCTTAAATTGTTTTCTGCAATGCCGTCTGGTTCACTTCTAAGAATGTCTCGGCCATATTTATGGATTACATCTACATGTGCTAAATTTCCATTTTTTGCTTCGTTTAATGCTTGAATATAATCTAATTCTCGGTTAAGACTTGTTCTGAAACCAATTAAATCGCCATCATCATTTTTACGAACGGCAACAATATGCTCCTTATCTTGATTTACAGTATCATCTTCCCTACCTCGTTGAATTTCACTTTGATTTCTATACTGATCATAGGCTTCCTCAAATCGATCTTGTGTCATTTTAATCTCCTCCTTTTTTATCTAGTTTTTCCATTGATGGAATATGTATAACTATTTGGACTTAGGTGTATGAAAAC from Arthrobacter citreus encodes the following:
- a CDS encoding bifunctional homocysteine S-methyltransferase/methylenetetrahydrofolate reductase codes for the protein MGLLEKLSNGIVLGDGAMGTLLYSGGLHSCFEELNITERDRIIHIHEQYIDAGAEVIQTNSYGANAGKLRQYGLEKLVKQINQMAVRNARAASKGRALVIGGIGGMKYVGSTFTTPLEREMMLLEQASALLEEGVDGIMLETFYDENELYDAVNLLRGRTDLPIISQVTLQEIGIMQSGQYIEKILPRLVDLGADVVGINCHLGPLHMLESLNTVSLPTNGYLSAFPNSGLPLYAEGKYEYKSNPEYFEDMAKPFIEQGVRLIGGCCGTTPAHIAALRKKIDTLKPVTKKEVKSRTIKITIPKQVEQKDETLPEKAKQKTTIIAELDPPKTLQTRKFFEGARALHSAGADAITLADNPLASPRISNVAMASLLQRLDVPVLTHLTCRDRNMIGLQSHLMGLSTLGLNEILAITGDPARVGDFPGATSVYDVASLDLIRMIKEMNEGRLYSGKSLGNGTRFSVAAAFNPNIRKFDAAIKRLEKKVEAGADYFLTQPIYDFETIDKLYEATRHIKQPIFIGVMPLVSKRNADFIHYEVPGITLSDEVRNRISSVEPEKAIDEGKKIAKELINYAKDKFNGIYLITPFLKYEITEDLIHFTKSSNKEGIQL
- the metH gene encoding methionine synthase gives rise to the protein MKQLDIALKEKILLLDGAMGTMIQQRDLTADDFGGEDYEGCNEYLVVTRPDVIQEIHEEYINAGSDIIETNTFGATNIVLSDYNLQHLDIELNEIAAKIAKQAVVASGKDVFVAGAMGPTTKAISVTGGVTFDELITAYNRQATGLINGGVDVLLVETCQDMRNVKAACIGISNAFTELNIKLPVMISGTIEPMGTTLAGQTIDAFYLAIEHISPISVGLNCATGPEFMRDHVRSLSDLSETYVSCYPNAGLPDEDGHYHESPESLAKKVRDFAEQGWINIIGGCCGTTPEHIRAMKEAVSGISPRQPKKRLDHAVSGLESLQYDDSMRPLFVGERTNVIGSRKFKKLIADGKFEEASEIARAQVKKGAHVIDVCMADPDREEVEDMENFVKQLVNKVKVPIMIDSTDENVIELALTYIQGKAIINSINLEDGEERFEKILPFIHKYGAAVVVGTIDEDGMAVSAERKLEIAKRSYQLLTEKYKIRATDIIFDPLVFPVGTGDTQYIGSAKATIDGIKLIKDQFPECLTILGLSNISFGLPNTGREVLNAVFLYHSTKAGLDYAIVNTEKLERFASIPAKERELAEELLFHTSQETLDKFVEHFRNSVKKEEKPKEQLPIEERLAACVIEGSKQGLIEDLQTCIDRGDIPLNIINGPLMTGMDEVGRLFNNNELIVAEVLQSAEVMKASVTFLEQFMEKTESSRKGKVILATVKGDVHDIGKNLVDIILTNNGFDVVNLGINIRPDDLITKIRENKPDIIGLSGLLVKSAQQMVITAGDLKNAGIDTPILVGGAALTRKFTENRIQPIYDGLVAYSNDAMTGLDLANKIVNPNELQVLQEKKKAIKKVDNVIELPVPEINTTRSAIQKSDCLVPASLTKTVLKNIPVAQVAPFINYQMLIGHHLGVKGKWENQERGQELYELVQEFLKDGNEYFDCQVIYHFFPAQSDGNDVIIYDHETLKPIERFQFPRQRKEPNLCISDFLNPVGEEMDYVGFFSVTSGPRVRNIAERLKEEGEYLKSHVLFSLALELAEGLAEKTHMLMREKWGFPDQPDFTMSERFKAKYQGVRVSFGYPACPNLEDQEKLFKLINPNDIGIKLTEGFMMLPEASVTAMVFSHKDGRYFSV
- the shc gene encoding squalene--hopene cyclase codes for the protein MDLDNIVIQNIEERIKRLRNRQEENGSWEFVFEGALLTDSFMILLMKDLGYENNQLIDGIIDRIINLQHPNGAWKLYEDEKNGNLTATVQAYIALLVSKKYTKDHTSMKKAEKFIRENGGIKKTHFMLKMILAIHGLIDYPKLFYFPMSYFLLPDKMPLSLFDLSNYARVHLVPMILCINKRFKVKLEDDLNIDNLLEDSEMEWFNEERGTFYQFILEEGKKLASYPLYFHQKGYEKAERFILDRIETNGTFYSYASSTFYMVYALMALGYEVSSSVIQNALQGLLSYATNTDAGLHIQNSRSKVWDTALLSYAIQEAGYSSNDPSVSKSIHYLISKQQDLIGDWSVHAKNLSPGGWGFSDVNSFIPDNDDTGAVLRALSRSAMDQPNFQESWLKGVHFLLGLQNGDGGWGAFEKNVTNKWLTHLPIENAKDAIIDPSTPDLTGRILEFIGNYTSISNDDPIVKKAADWLFKNQKSNGSWYGRWGICYLYGTWAAITGLRAVGVSKNHEAIKKAEKWLVSIQNVDGGWGESGFSTVKGSYIPLKYSTPSQTGWAIDALLTIRNKDDEVIKRGINYLVSQNEISNKALSYPTGLGLPGQFYINYHSYNEIYPLLALAHFKNS
- a CDS encoding DUF3892 domain-containing protein, which translates into the protein MTQDRFEEAYDQYRNQSEIQRGREDDTVNQDKEHIVAVRKNDDGDLIGFRTSLNRELDYIQALNEAKNGNLAHVDVIHKYGRDILRSEPDGIAENNLSNLPEF